A region of Streptomyces sp. TG1A-60 DNA encodes the following proteins:
- a CDS encoding crotonase/enoyl-CoA hydratase family protein, which produces MGGTEHLTVRREGATLVLTLNRPEAKNALSLPMLVGLHDGWAEADEDDTVRSIVLTGAGGAFCAGMDLKSLAGKGMEGQRYRDRLKADPDLHWKAMLRHHRPRKPVIAAVEGHCVAGGTEILQGTDIRVAAESATFGLFEVKRGLFPIGGSTVRLQRQIPRTHALEMLLTGRPYPAREAAGIGLIGHVVPDGTALTKALEIAERINACGPLAVEAVKASVYETAEMTESDGLAAELRRGWPIFDTDDAKEGARAFAEKRPPVYKRA; this is translated from the coding sequence ATGGGTGGTACGGAACACCTGACCGTGCGGCGCGAAGGCGCCACACTGGTGCTCACGCTCAACAGGCCCGAGGCCAAGAACGCGCTCTCGCTGCCGATGCTCGTCGGTCTCCACGACGGCTGGGCCGAGGCCGACGAGGACGACACGGTCCGCTCGATCGTCCTCACGGGAGCCGGCGGTGCCTTCTGCGCCGGAATGGACCTCAAGTCCCTCGCGGGCAAGGGCATGGAGGGGCAGCGGTACCGGGACCGGCTCAAGGCCGACCCCGATCTGCACTGGAAGGCGATGCTCCGCCACCACCGGCCGCGCAAACCGGTGATCGCGGCAGTCGAAGGACACTGCGTCGCGGGCGGCACAGAGATCCTCCAGGGCACCGACATCCGGGTCGCGGCCGAGTCGGCGACGTTCGGTCTCTTCGAGGTCAAACGCGGCCTCTTCCCGATCGGCGGCTCCACGGTCCGTCTCCAGCGGCAGATCCCGCGCACCCACGCCCTGGAGATGCTGCTCACCGGGCGGCCGTACCCCGCGCGCGAGGCCGCCGGCATCGGGCTGATCGGCCATGTCGTACCGGACGGCACGGCCTTGACGAAGGCGTTGGAGATCGCCGAGCGGATCAACGCCTGCGGGCCGCTGGCCGTGGAGGCCGTGAAGGCGTCCGTGTACGAGACGGCCGAGATGACCGAATCGGATGGCCTGGCCGCCGAACTCAGGCGGGGGTGGCCGATCTTCGACACCGATGATGCCAAGGAAGGGGCTCGTGCCTTCGCCGAGAAGCGGCCCCCCGTCTACAAGCGCGCGTAG
- a CDS encoding OB-fold domain-containing protein, with translation MSAVLKAPLTVEFPFTRSVGPVQSAFLTGLRERVVLGVRAGDGRVLVPPAEYDPVTAEEIRDLVEVAPTGSVTTWAWNHEPRRGQPLATPFAWVLVRLDGADTALLHALDAPGPDAVHTGMRVRVRWAEEREGAITDIACFEPYAGEAAQLAGSDGEFENPVTGIVAPARLDYTYSPGRAQTGYINALAERRNVGERCPSCRKVYVPPRGACPTCGVATAEQVEVGPGGTVTTFCIVNIKAKNLDIEVPYVYAHIALDGAGLALHGRIAGIPYDQVRMGLRVEPVWTEGGRYPDHYRPTGEPDADYDTYKELL, from the coding sequence ATGTCCGCAGTCCTCAAGGCACCCCTCACCGTTGAGTTTCCCTTTACCCGTTCCGTCGGGCCTGTCCAGAGCGCCTTCCTCACCGGGCTGCGCGAGCGTGTCGTCCTCGGTGTTCGCGCCGGGGACGGGCGGGTGCTCGTGCCGCCCGCCGAGTACGACCCCGTCACCGCCGAGGAGATCCGCGACCTGGTGGAGGTCGCGCCCACCGGCAGCGTCACCACCTGGGCCTGGAACCACGAGCCACGCCGGGGCCAGCCGCTCGCCACCCCCTTCGCCTGGGTTCTGGTGCGGCTCGACGGCGCCGACACGGCCCTGCTCCACGCCCTCGACGCCCCCGGCCCGGACGCCGTACACACCGGCATGCGGGTGCGTGTCCGCTGGGCGGAAGAACGCGAGGGTGCCATCACGGACATCGCCTGCTTCGAGCCGTACGCCGGAGAAGCCGCGCAACTGGCGGGCAGCGACGGTGAGTTCGAGAACCCGGTCACCGGAATCGTCGCCCCCGCCCGCCTCGACTACACCTACTCGCCCGGCCGCGCCCAGACCGGCTACATCAACGCCCTCGCCGAGCGCCGCAACGTCGGCGAGCGCTGCCCGTCCTGCCGCAAGGTGTACGTACCGCCGAGGGGCGCCTGTCCCACCTGCGGGGTGGCGACGGCCGAGCAGGTGGAGGTCGGGCCGGGCGGCACGGTCACCACGTTCTGCATCGTCAACATCAAGGCGAAGAACCTGGACATAGAAGTTCCCTACGTCTACGCCCACATCGCCCTCGACGGCGCCGGCCTCGCCCTGCACGGCCGTATCGCCGGCATCCCCTACGACCAGGTGCGCATGGGACTTCGCGTGGAGCCGGTGTGGACGGAGGGAGGCCGATATCCGGACCACTACCGGCCCACCGGCGAACCCGACGCGGACTACGACACCTACAAGGAGCTGCTGTGA
- a CDS encoding thiolase domain-containing protein, translating to MTREDPRAAGVRDIAVVAFAQTDHRRTSDESSEVEMLMPVLHAVLDRTGLKTADIGFTCSGSSDYLAGRAFSFTLALDGVGAWPPISESHVEMDGAWALYEAWVKLRTGDADTALVYSYGKSSPGSVRDVLTRQLDPYYVAPLWPDSVALAALQAQALIDAGRADESALAAVGARSRADAVANPHAQLRGSVPQGEYLVRPLRTGDCPPIGDGAAAVVLAAGERARELCERPAWIRGIDHRIEAHGIGVRDLTDSPSARLAAERAGAFERPVDTAELHAPFSSQEVILREVLGLDDGVCVNPSGGALAANPVMAAGLLRIGEAAARIHRGESDRALAHATSGPCMQQNLVAVLEGDPR from the coding sequence GTGACGCGCGAGGATCCACGAGCCGCGGGCGTACGTGACATCGCCGTCGTCGCCTTCGCCCAGACCGACCACCGGCGCACCAGCGACGAGTCCTCCGAGGTGGAGATGCTCATGCCGGTGCTCCACGCGGTCCTGGACCGGACCGGGCTCAAGACCGCCGACATCGGTTTCACCTGCTCCGGCTCCAGCGACTACCTCGCCGGCCGGGCCTTCTCCTTCACCCTCGCCCTCGACGGCGTGGGCGCCTGGCCGCCGATCTCCGAGTCGCACGTCGAGATGGACGGGGCGTGGGCGCTGTACGAGGCCTGGGTGAAGCTCCGGACCGGGGACGCCGACACCGCGCTCGTCTACTCGTACGGCAAGTCCTCGCCGGGCTCGGTACGCGATGTCCTGACCCGGCAGCTCGACCCGTACTACGTGGCGCCGTTGTGGCCCGACTCCGTCGCCCTCGCCGCCCTCCAGGCCCAGGCGCTCATCGACGCCGGCAGGGCGGACGAGTCGGCGCTGGCGGCGGTCGGGGCGCGCAGCCGCGCGGACGCCGTCGCCAACCCCCATGCGCAGCTGAGAGGTTCGGTGCCGCAGGGCGAGTACCTCGTACGGCCGTTGCGCACCGGGGACTGCCCGCCCATCGGTGACGGGGCCGCCGCCGTGGTCCTCGCGGCGGGGGAGCGGGCCCGGGAACTGTGTGAGCGGCCCGCGTGGATCCGGGGCATCGACCACCGCATCGAGGCGCATGGCATCGGCGTACGCGATCTGACCGACTCGCCGTCCGCCCGACTCGCCGCCGAGCGGGCCGGGGCCTTCGAACGGCCCGTGGACACGGCCGAGTTGCATGCCCCGTTCAGCTCCCAGGAGGTGATCCTGCGTGAGGTGCTGGGGCTCGACGACGGCGTGTGCGTCAACCCGTCGGGCGGGGCCCTGGCCGCCAACCCGGTCATGGCCGCCGGGCTCCTCAGGATCGGTGAGGCCGCCGCCCGCATCCACCGGGGCGAGTCCGACCGGGCGCTCGCCCACGCCACGTCCGGGCCCTGTATGCAACAGAACCTGGTCGCCGTACTCGAAGGGGATCCACGATGA
- a CDS encoding thiolase domain-containing protein, translating into MSKEPVAVVGVGQTKHVAARRDVSIAGLVREAARRALDDAELTWADIEAVVIGKAPDFFEGVMMPELYLADALGAVGKPMMRVHTAGSVGGSTALVAASLVAARVHGTVLTLAFEKQSESNAMWGLSLPIPFQQPLLAGAGGFFAPHVRAYMRRSGAPDTVGSLVAYKNRRNALKNPYAHLHEHDITLEKVQASPMLWDPIRYSETCPSSDGAVAMVLTDRAGAARAPRPAAWMHGGAMRSEPTLFAGKDSVSPRAGRDCAADVYRQAGIADPRREIDAVEMYVPFSWYEPMWLENLGFADEGGGWKLTESGVTELDGDLPVDMSGGVLSTNPIGASGMIRFAEAALQVRGLAGEHQVDGARRVLGHAYGGGSQFFSMWLVGAEPPTS; encoded by the coding sequence ATGAGCAAGGAGCCCGTGGCCGTCGTAGGAGTCGGCCAGACCAAGCACGTGGCGGCCCGCCGGGACGTGTCGATCGCCGGGCTCGTCCGCGAGGCCGCCCGACGGGCCCTCGACGACGCCGAGTTGACGTGGGCCGACATCGAGGCCGTCGTCATCGGCAAGGCGCCCGACTTCTTCGAGGGCGTCATGATGCCCGAGCTGTACCTCGCGGACGCGCTCGGCGCGGTCGGCAAGCCCATGATGCGGGTGCACACGGCGGGCTCGGTCGGCGGATCGACCGCGCTGGTGGCCGCGAGCCTGGTCGCCGCCCGCGTCCACGGCACCGTGCTGACCCTGGCGTTCGAGAAGCAGTCCGAGTCGAACGCCATGTGGGGCCTTTCCCTGCCGATCCCCTTCCAGCAGCCGCTGCTGGCCGGCGCGGGCGGCTTCTTCGCCCCGCACGTCCGGGCGTACATGCGGCGCAGCGGCGCACCCGACACGGTCGGTTCCCTGGTGGCGTACAAGAACCGCCGCAACGCGCTGAAGAACCCCTACGCCCACCTGCACGAGCACGACATCACCCTGGAGAAGGTCCAGGCCTCGCCCATGCTGTGGGACCCGATCCGCTACTCGGAGACCTGCCCGTCCTCCGACGGGGCCGTCGCGATGGTCCTCACCGACCGTGCGGGCGCGGCGCGAGCGCCCCGCCCCGCCGCGTGGATGCACGGCGGCGCGATGCGCAGTGAACCGACGCTGTTCGCCGGCAAGGACAGCGTCTCGCCGCGCGCGGGCCGGGACTGCGCGGCCGACGTGTACCGGCAGGCGGGCATCGCCGACCCGCGCCGGGAGATCGACGCGGTGGAGATGTACGTGCCGTTCTCCTGGTACGAGCCGATGTGGCTGGAGAACCTCGGCTTCGCCGACGAGGGCGGGGGCTGGAAACTCACCGAGTCGGGCGTCACCGAGCTGGACGGGGATCTTCCGGTCGACATGTCCGGCGGAGTGCTGTCCACCAACCCCATCGGCGCGTCCGGCATGATCCGTTTCGCGGAGGCGGCGCTCCAGGTGCGGGGGCTCGCGGGAGAGCACCAGGTCGACGGCGCCCGCCGGGTGCTCGGGCACGCCTACGGCGGCGGATCGCAGTTCTTCTCGATGTGGCTCGTGGGCGCCGAGCCGCCCACCTCCTGA
- a CDS encoding DUF397 domain-containing protein, with translation MAESTMEQRSLDGWHKPAELDLSNADWRSSSQGRGDVQIAFVEGFIAMRNSGSPESPSLIFTPAEWGAFVSGAREGEFDLT, from the coding sequence GTGGCCGAGAGCACCATGGAGCAGCGATCGCTCGACGGCTGGCACAAGCCGGCGGAACTGGACCTCAGCAACGCGGACTGGAGGTCCAGCAGCCAGGGACGGGGAGATGTCCAGATCGCCTTCGTCGAGGGCTTCATCGCCATGCGCAACAGCGGCAGCCCCGAGAGCCCCTCACTGATCTTCACTCCCGCCGAGTGGGGCGCCTTCGTGTCGGGGGCCCGCGAGGGCGAGTTCGACCTGACCTGA
- a CDS encoding CGNR zinc finger domain-containing protein yields MRTADGFLADEAALAAVRDLRAAVRALFARAVGPGEPSPADAARLLPVPEALERLNRAAALVPTGPVLSWSPGAEPVVRHEPATGEDPLTAVLARAALAFLASPERQRLRACHAPRCVRYFLKEHPRQEWCKPSCGNRARVARHHERRRKAVGQPPARQAGR; encoded by the coding sequence CTGCGGACCGCCGACGGCTTCCTCGCCGACGAGGCCGCGCTCGCCGCCGTCCGTGATCTCCGCGCCGCCGTTCGCGCCCTGTTCGCCCGCGCCGTCGGCCCCGGCGAGCCCAGCCCGGCCGACGCCGCCCGGTTGCTGCCGGTCCCCGAGGCCCTGGAGCGGCTCAACCGGGCCGCCGCCCTGGTCCCGACCGGCCCGGTGCTCTCCTGGAGTCCCGGCGCCGAGCCCGTCGTACGCCACGAGCCCGCCACCGGCGAGGACCCGCTGACCGCCGTCCTCGCCCGCGCCGCCCTCGCCTTCCTCGCGAGCCCCGAACGTCAACGGCTGCGGGCCTGCCACGCACCGCGCTGCGTGCGCTACTTCCTCAAGGAGCACCCCCGCCAGGAATGGTGCAAGCCCTCCTGCGGCAACCGTGCCCGCGTCGCCCGCCACCACGAACGGCGCAGGAAGGCCGTCGGTCAGCCGCCCGCCCGACAGGCCGGCCGCTGA
- a CDS encoding aminoglycoside phosphotransferase family protein, with the protein MYAASSSVSAPPRSLHPRQPGSGGPYLDPTRTAAPLLGAGRPRRAPGLGTQPLSGRLDLSGPQGAQLRTAIASVHRICPEFSPVQVLRRSGRSVLLVGTTGRSTAVAKCLLDHSPIWEERLRHEIAAYRSFVRHRPPVRAPRLIAADPDNCTLVIERMPGRVAALQRHPVEAPPRADIRAALGAICRLNAWRPPAGTFDAPLNYAERISRFHELGLLTDRDMGDLQKLLHGIAHASGRQGMGQFCHGDALLSNILLSPAGPVLVDWEHAGWYLPGYDLATLWAVLGDAPVARRQISQLAQSAGPASRDAFLVNLMLVLTREIRTYETAVQRSMHEATPAAPGPAHPATAPSGEEQRLLLRRLHDDCQLARKAVRAAVGTR; encoded by the coding sequence ATGTACGCAGCATCGTCCTCCGTGTCCGCCCCACCCCGGTCGCTGCACCCCCGCCAGCCGGGCAGCGGCGGCCCCTATCTCGACCCCACGCGCACAGCGGCTCCGTTACTCGGTGCCGGCCGGCCCCGGCGCGCTCCGGGGCTCGGCACCCAGCCGCTCAGCGGGAGACTCGACTTGTCCGGCCCTCAGGGCGCGCAGCTGCGCACGGCGATCGCTTCGGTCCATCGCATCTGTCCGGAGTTCTCTCCGGTCCAGGTGCTGCGCCGCAGCGGCCGATCGGTGCTGCTCGTCGGTACGACAGGGCGCAGCACGGCCGTCGCCAAGTGTCTGCTGGATCATTCCCCCATCTGGGAGGAGCGGCTGCGGCACGAAATAGCCGCATACCGCTCGTTCGTCCGGCACCGCCCGCCGGTGCGGGCGCCGAGACTGATCGCGGCGGACCCGGACAACTGCACCTTGGTCATCGAGCGGATGCCGGGCCGGGTGGCCGCCCTGCAGCGGCATCCGGTGGAGGCGCCGCCGCGCGCCGACATCCGGGCGGCGCTCGGTGCGATCTGCCGGCTGAACGCGTGGCGGCCACCGGCGGGTACCTTCGACGCCCCGCTGAACTACGCGGAGCGGATCTCCCGTTTCCATGAGCTCGGTCTGCTGACCGACCGGGACATGGGCGATCTGCAGAAGCTCCTGCACGGCATCGCGCACGCGTCGGGCCGCCAGGGCATGGGCCAGTTCTGTCACGGCGACGCCCTGCTGTCGAACATCCTGCTCTCACCGGCCGGCCCAGTGCTGGTGGACTGGGAACACGCGGGCTGGTATCTGCCGGGGTACGACCTGGCGACACTGTGGGCGGTGCTGGGGGACGCCCCGGTGGCGCGGCGCCAGATCAGTCAGCTGGCGCAGTCGGCGGGACCGGCCTCGCGGGACGCGTTCCTGGTGAACCTGATGCTCGTACTGACCCGTGAGATCCGTACCTACGAGACAGCCGTGCAGCGTTCGATGCACGAGGCGACCCCGGCGGCACCGGGCCCGGCCCACCCGGCTACTGCGCCGTCCGGCGAGGAACAACGGCTGCTGCTCAGGCGGCTGCACGACGACTGCCAGCTGGCCCGCAAGGCCGTACGGGCGGCGGTCGGCACTCGCTGA
- a CDS encoding SpoIIE family protein phosphatase — MPSHLSADRPAAQPPRRGTVDALISQTRRLRGDVDAVRRDAPADGADAEGRWQRALYDLALHQLGDLDEHLAQLRDGPALPPVPAVTADIPVAPPPAPRRESLLSRVGSAEWNLLTDEASWSGELYQILGRDPDAPPLTLDELPSLVLDEDRPKLTAMVTDCLIDAQRIDGEFRIALPDGGVRTVHMMGEPVLDDDGGTASMWAVLRDVSELRRSQRTVSETRDSLQRQRYIAQTEHRLAVELQEAVLPPWRGSLRLPCQGPGNLDLAAHYLPCATSALIGGDWYDALELPGGESLLSVGDLTGNGVTVTSGMAMLIGALRGMAVAGSEPGRLMACLNQLLDATVQPALGSAVCCRYRPATRTLLWAQAGHPAPLLFRDGTGRALTAPDGVLLGATSGAVYGQAEVTLEQGDLLLLHTDGLVPWQDGAAAVQRLLDLAPRFGEARTAQECVRTVVEEFGETERADDACVLVARVSS, encoded by the coding sequence ATGCCGTCCCATCTCTCTGCGGATCGTCCCGCCGCCCAGCCGCCCCGGCGCGGCACGGTCGACGCGCTCATCTCGCAGACACGGCGACTGCGGGGCGACGTGGACGCCGTCCGACGTGACGCGCCCGCCGACGGCGCGGACGCCGAGGGCCGGTGGCAGCGCGCGCTCTATGACCTGGCGCTGCATCAACTCGGGGACCTCGACGAGCACCTGGCGCAGCTGCGGGACGGGCCGGCCCTGCCGCCGGTCCCCGCGGTCACGGCCGACATCCCGGTCGCGCCGCCCCCGGCCCCCCGGCGTGAGTCACTGCTCAGCCGGGTCGGCAGCGCCGAATGGAACCTGCTGACGGACGAGGCGAGCTGGTCCGGGGAGCTGTACCAGATCCTCGGCCGCGACCCCGACGCCCCACCACTCACCCTGGACGAACTGCCGTCGCTGGTGCTCGACGAGGACCGGCCGAAGCTGACGGCGATGGTCACGGACTGTCTGATCGACGCCCAGCGCATCGACGGCGAGTTCCGGATCGCGCTCCCCGACGGCGGGGTGCGCACCGTACACATGATGGGCGAGCCCGTGCTCGACGACGACGGCGGTACGGCCTCGATGTGGGCCGTGCTGCGGGACGTCAGCGAACTGCGGCGCAGCCAGCGGACGGTGAGCGAGACCCGTGACTCGCTGCAGCGCCAACGGTACATCGCGCAGACCGAGCACCGGCTCGCGGTCGAACTGCAGGAGGCCGTGCTGCCGCCGTGGCGCGGCTCCCTGCGGCTCCCGTGCCAGGGCCCCGGAAATCTGGATCTGGCGGCGCACTACCTGCCCTGCGCGACGAGCGCGCTGATCGGCGGTGACTGGTACGACGCCCTTGAACTGCCGGGCGGCGAGAGCCTGTTGAGCGTCGGCGACCTCACCGGGAACGGCGTCACCGTCACCTCGGGCATGGCGATGCTGATCGGCGCGCTGCGCGGCATGGCGGTGGCGGGCAGCGAGCCGGGCCGGCTGATGGCCTGCCTCAACCAGTTACTGGACGCCACCGTGCAGCCGGCCCTCGGCAGCGCCGTCTGCTGCCGCTACCGGCCGGCGACCCGCACCCTCCTCTGGGCGCAGGCCGGGCACCCCGCCCCGCTGCTGTTCCGCGACGGGACGGGGCGTGCGCTGACAGCGCCGGACGGTGTACTGCTCGGAGCGACCTCGGGTGCCGTCTACGGACAGGCCGAAGTGACGCTCGAGCAGGGCGATCTGCTGCTCCTGCACACCGACGGACTGGTCCCCTGGCAGGACGGGGCCGCCGCCGTCCAGCGGCTGCTGGACCTGGCCCCACGGTTCGGCGAGGCGCGTACGGCCCAGGAGTGCGTACGGACGGTGGTGGAGGAGTTCGGCGAGACCGAGCGGGCGGACGACGCCTGTGTACTCGTCGCCAGGGTCAGTTCCTGA
- a CDS encoding SsgA family sporulation/cell division regulator gives MTVTLEQPARALLVTAEDREIPVPASLRYSSDDPLAVHLDFPADISLSGAMVTWTFSRDLLEGGVLAPAGSGDVQIWPSGRSRTVVELRSPYGLALLRFETAALWRFLLCSYTVVAAGSEDLGPAVDRGLTSLLGGV, from the coding sequence ATGACCGTCACGCTGGAACAGCCCGCCCGCGCGCTCCTCGTCACCGCCGAGGACCGGGAGATCCCCGTGCCCGCGAGCCTGCGCTATTCCTCCGACGATCCGCTGGCCGTCCACCTCGACTTCCCGGCCGACATCTCGCTGAGCGGCGCCATGGTGACCTGGACCTTCTCCCGCGACCTGCTGGAGGGAGGGGTACTGGCGCCCGCCGGCTCGGGGGACGTGCAGATCTGGCCCTCGGGCCGCTCCCGCACGGTGGTGGAGCTGAGATCTCCGTACGGTCTGGCCCTGCTCCGGTTCGAGACGGCGGCTCTGTGGCGCTTCCTCCTGTGCAGCTACACCGTCGTCGCGGCCGGAAGCGAGGACCTGGGCCCGGCAGTGGACCGAGGTCTGACGTCCCTCCTCGGCGGCGTCTGA
- a CDS encoding chemotaxis protein, giving the protein MEHALSPATLTELRRPRPYPAVTVLTPTHRREPENAQDPVRLRNVVAEARKRLEHDPAVTRERRGDVVAQLEQALAEVDLAHTEEGLVIFAAPGEHQVWSLARPVPERVVLSDTFLTRNLVAAQAAERPFWVLSVSSDRVTLWNGGGGRVTEAHVGGFPLTRDRDNFDAERQERIGDLPSAFRDEGTRHFLRAADTALAGVLRTHDRPLYVTGETAALSLLDEIGTVTEDATRLPHGGLAHGTPEAVWQAVRPLVAAEDRRNLDTVARRLEAARGRKAFAAGVDEVRQNAREGRIELLAVEENYRTTVRADGGDGHLVPAESDDPDVREDIVDEIVEQCLNTGAEVRFVPDGALGDARGIAGVLRY; this is encoded by the coding sequence ATGGAGCATGCCCTCAGCCCCGCGACCCTCACCGAGCTGCGCCGTCCTCGGCCCTATCCCGCGGTGACGGTGCTGACGCCGACACACCGCCGGGAACCGGAGAACGCGCAGGATCCGGTCCGGCTGCGCAATGTGGTGGCCGAGGCCAGGAAGCGGCTGGAACACGACCCCGCGGTGACGCGTGAACGGCGGGGTGATGTCGTGGCACAGCTGGAGCAGGCGCTGGCCGAGGTGGACCTGGCGCACACCGAGGAGGGCCTGGTGATCTTCGCGGCGCCCGGTGAGCACCAGGTCTGGTCACTGGCCCGCCCGGTGCCGGAGCGGGTGGTGCTCTCCGACACCTTCCTCACCCGGAACCTGGTGGCCGCGCAGGCCGCCGAGCGGCCGTTCTGGGTGCTCTCGGTCTCCTCCGACCGGGTCACTCTGTGGAACGGCGGAGGCGGCCGTGTCACGGAGGCACACGTCGGTGGCTTCCCGCTGACCCGGGACCGCGACAACTTCGACGCCGAGCGGCAGGAGCGGATCGGCGACCTGCCGTCCGCCTTCCGCGACGAGGGCACCCGCCATTTCCTGCGCGCCGCCGACACCGCGCTGGCCGGTGTGCTGCGCACGCACGACCGGCCCCTGTATGTCACCGGCGAGACGGCGGCGCTGTCCCTGCTCGACGAGATCGGCACGGTCACCGAGGACGCCACCCGCCTCCCGCACGGCGGTCTCGCGCACGGCACCCCCGAGGCCGTGTGGCAGGCGGTCCGGCCCCTGGTCGCCGCCGAGGACCGCAGGAATCTCGACACGGTGGCTCGACGGCTCGAAGCGGCCCGCGGCCGCAAGGCGTTCGCGGCCGGGGTCGACGAGGTCCGGCAGAACGCGCGGGAGGGCCGCATCGAGCTCCTGGCCGTGGAGGAGAACTATCGGACGACCGTCCGCGCCGACGGCGGCGACGGCCATCTGGTCCCGGCCGAGAGCGACGATCCCGACGTCCGCGAGGACATCGTGGACGAGATCGTGGAGCAGTGCCTGAACACCGGCGCCGAGGTCCGCTTCGTCCCCGACGGCGCGCTCGGTGACGCCCGGGGCATCGCGGGCGTCCTGCGGTATTGA
- a CDS encoding DUF4232 domain-containing protein, giving the protein MRIRSVLTLSTAATAGAALLLAAAPQGLAAQPAAKTPVCKAKVLKLRAKQAKDTRVVHISVENTGTRACTIDRLPVVTFGDLDGAALPVPSGGSGPYQVGAGRTAYAAVRTIADLEDPQTRRVSTVTVSANPAYNGRTFTAKQLGAGKKVKVWEPVTTWWKPSEAAADRALKKEKEVG; this is encoded by the coding sequence ATGCGTATCCGTTCCGTCCTCACCCTCTCGACCGCGGCGACAGCCGGGGCCGCGCTGCTCCTCGCCGCCGCCCCGCAGGGTCTGGCCGCCCAGCCGGCCGCGAAGACCCCGGTCTGCAAGGCGAAGGTCCTGAAGCTGCGGGCCAAGCAGGCGAAGGACACGAGGGTCGTGCACATCAGCGTCGAGAACACCGGCACCCGCGCTTGCACGATCGACCGCCTCCCCGTCGTCACCTTCGGCGACCTCGACGGGGCGGCCCTGCCGGTGCCCTCGGGCGGGAGCGGCCCGTACCAGGTCGGCGCCGGGAGGACGGCGTACGCGGCGGTCCGTACGATCGCCGACCTCGAGGACCCACAGACGCGTCGCGTGAGCACCGTCACCGTGTCGGCCAACCCGGCCTACAACGGCCGTACCTTCACCGCGAAGCAGTTGGGCGCGGGCAAGAAGGTGAAGGTCTGGGAGCCGGTGACGACGTGGTGGAAGCCGTCCGAGGCCGCCGCCGACAGGGCGCTGAAGAAGGAGAAGGAAGTCGGCTGA